AGTTAGTAAAATCCCAGCCAGAGCTTCACACAGCCGACAATCACCTCGCTGATAAATAAAGTCAGGCTACAAAGCATTCCTGCACCGtacatcaaaaatattttccgcaAATCCATTACACTTAAGGTGTTGGCCTGATAAAGGCCCCTCAAGTTGGAAAAGCTTATCTTCCCTGCCTTCACCATATAAAAGAAGCTCCTTGACATCCACAAATTATATAGTCCTGACTGCCACAGCTGCAGGGTGGTGTGATGCAGGGGGGCTCGGTGGACAGAGTTCTCCGGAATGACCAGACCGAAGGGAAACATTTCATAGAAGCACAGATCCGGAGAGGTGGAGTACCGAAACAGTGGTCTCGAGCTGCgcttctgctgctcctcgTATAGCTTCCACTTGGCGCTGGTGACGGAATATGCAAAGGATGTGTTCAGCGAGTTTCGCATTTCTATTATATCCTTGGAAGTCGTCGTGAGCCGGAATGCAGCAGAGTATTTTGTGCGCTTGGTAAAATCCAGATCAGTGTATTCGGCGCTTACAAAGTATATGCGAATCGGGGACTCAATCATAACTGCCAGGCTGTCTATGGGTGCCACGGATGGAGGGTCTGCTAAGAGGCTGAGTAGTTTTCCCAAGTAGTTAGAGCTAAGCACCGTAACCATAAGGAGCCACCCAATATTTTGAAGCCTTTTATGATGGCGCCACCTTCCTCGTAGCGCCTCGTAGCAGATCCACAAAACCGCCAGTAGCAAAAGTGTTGGTAGAGGCAACAGCCTCGCAAGTAGTTCGGATACCTGAAGGTCCCTTTCCACAGGCAGCATGGTGCACCAACTAGACAAGTCCACCGGATAGGAAAGCTCGCGGAAACGGTTCTGTCGACCCATCACCATTGGTTGGATACTGGCACCGACATCTATAATACCATTTTTTGCAAAATCGAAAGCCTCTTTCAAGTTAAGAGGCCTTTCATCAACGCCCTTATTGACGATTTGAAGTTGTGCATTATATTTGCGGGCATAGGCCTCTAGCATGTCCCACAAATATCCCAAGATCTTCTTATTACCTTGTTTATCCTTGTATAAAATGGTATTCGGTTCGGAGTAGTCTGGCATGGTGCGAATCTTGGAGCCGTGTAGGTTCAACATCTTGTATGGGTAAAGACTTGTAACTTGAGTGTTTTCCGTAAAGAAGTTTCTTAGCATTTCGAACTTTGGAAAGGACTCAAAGCTGAACACTGTTTGGGTCTCCGCAAAATCATCAAAAATGGCAATGGTATTAATCATGTCTTGGCTTTGACAAAATTCAAGTACCTGATGAGCTAAAAGGTCGTTTGTTCCAACATCTAGTTCAATTAGTAGTCTAGCCTGTCGTAGAAACCTCATATTTTGGGAGAGGTTACTCAAAGCATTTCTCCAGCGTTGTCCTGGAAGGCAGGCCAGCACCAATAGTCCTTCGCCGAGGATTTCATTTAGGATAAGAGTACTTTCCGAGCGCCATATCACCCAAGGCAGTTGCAGAAAAGCCGATGAGAGTGTCTCTTCTAGACGACATTTTTCCAGTAACGGTGCGAAAAAGAAAACGCTGGTCAAATCATGATTACGACTTATTAGTCCTACAAGGTTCGTATGCAGACTACTGCTGCGTGGTGACATTTCAGCAGACTGACAATGTTCATAAGTTCTCATAGGGATAATATatcattttgtattttattttcctagcTTAGTTTGAACATTATTTGTACTAGGAATTTGTCTAATTAATACGCATGTGCTCACAGGTTGTGTAGCCAAACATTGACATAGTGAATGGTGAGCTCAATAACGATGACCACAAACGAAACCATGAGTCCCGCTCCATACAGAGCCAGCATGTACTGCCATTCCGACCACCGTATCGGTTGGACCTGCCGGGAAGTGCTCAGGTCCTCGAAGTGAAGACGACCAGCCTTGACCATAACGTAGAAGGAGCGGACGTACCAGTAGTGTACAAGCCCTGCCTCGTGTAAGCGCAGTATAAATGCCTTCATCTGGTAGCGGTACAGGcaattattctttaaaattagcGAAAAGAGGGACAGCTTCTGCACGCAAATGTCCTGGGAGTATCGGAACAGAGGTCGCCGGAAGTGCTTCTGGGCCTCACTGTACAATTGCCACTTGACAGAAGTCACTGTGTACCCATAGGTGCTGTTGAATTTATTCCTGTGCTTGGCCATGTCAATGAATACATCCTGCAGCAGGAACGAGGATGCGTACCTGCTCCGCATATCTATGGGATAGTCATAAAACTCCCGGCGGAGACCCATGATGCGCAGGCCAGACTTTTCAAGCTGTTTCATGTCGGTAATGTGATTCTCCTGCTGGGGACCGATGAAGAACGATGAAAGTTGGGCTTGCAGAAAGCAGATCAGCGCCAGGTGGATCAGGAGCTTCTTAAGGTGAAACAGCCGATGCCAGAGGTACTCTATTCGGGACACAAGGCAGTGCACGGCGTAAAGCAGCACCAGGTAAAGCCACGTAATTGGTGATTGCATCAGTCGCGTGAGGGCTTCGTTAGTGCTCAAGACCCTTTCCATGGGCAGCATCGTACACCAATCGCCCAACACCAAGGGATAGCTAAATACATGCATGTTATCGCTCTGCAAGCGAACGTGGGGTCTCAAGCTGGCAGCGATTTCCACAGTACCGTTGCGCACCAAGTCCAGTACCTGGGTATATCGCAGAGTCTGTCCTATAACAGGCTCACTTGAAAGGTGCAGGCTGCCATTTATATGTCGCACAAATTCCTGCAAAAACTGCCACACGGGTCCGGATATGATAAATGTCCCATTCAGGGCTTTTTCCACTATGGTATGCGGCTCGGAGTTATCTGGCGTTGTTTGTATGGCATGTCCTTTGAGGTCTCCCAGTTTAAAGGGAAATAAAGTGAGATGTTTATCATAAAtgtgttttataatttcaacttTTGGAAATAGTTCGTAGGCGTAAAATGCTCTCGACCTAAAAAAGTTCCAGGGTAGCAGCAACACATTTAACAGCTGAAGCTCCACACTTAGCCGGAATATTAACCCTGCAGGACCCAGATCCGGACTTGGGTCATCTTCTTCTTCACAGAGCTGTAAGACCACGGGCATGCTGCGAATTTGGTCAAGCATTAGGCTCAAGGCGCTCAGAACTTCCTTGTGCTGTGATGCTTTCAGGCAAGCCACTCCCAATATATCCAAGTCCTGTCGGGGCCTCAGGAAGTGTGGGTATTCCTGATCATTCCACAATAATGCGGTATAGTTATCACTTCCTAGAAGTCTATCGAACCAACATTCACAGGAGTTTAAGCGGTAGTAAAGCAAGGTCCGTAACTGGAGCTCAGTCCTCAGGTGCGTCCAAAAGCGCTGGAGAGCTATAGCTCCTGCCCAATTCGGGGTCTCTGCCAACTCCACTTGCTGCCACATGTTTGAATAGCACACTAGTGGCCCGTGGAAGGGTTGGGCCCAGCTTTTAAGGCTTGGCCTTCTTTGTTGCGGGCAATTTTGGAAGTGTCAGCGCTTTTAAGGGCTGACTTGCAGAACCCTTTCGGGCCCtcattttaaatgcaaacacaGAGCACAATACAAAGGAGCTCGCGCCAACGCTGGAAAGCAAAAGTTGCGACGCACAAAGTAGTGGCATGTCTGACCTGTCGCCAGAGTGACCCAAATAAACACATGAGAATGCTGGCAGTGGAGGGTTCTCGACCATCTGGTATCCTGTATTAAATTCAGGACTTGGAGAgaatgttatttaaattttcgatcatgtaataatttatttttagatctAATGTATTAGTTTGACATAAACCTATGATATCTTcagcttataaataaaatcctgTCAACCAATATACCCCAATGTCGGTGAATCTGCtgaatgcaaatgcaattgCTGGCGATCCAAACAAGCAACCAGCGTGTTGACAATGGTCAGGTGCCCGGGCCAAATGTGAAGATGCAGCTGGGGATCGGCGAACCCGGGAACCCGCGAACCCTCACCCCCCACGACCCCCGACTGGCATGCCGGTCAAATGAATTGTTGTGTCTCTTGGCCACTTCGCTGCGCACTGAGCACACCCACTGCAGATGCGGCAGATGCTCAAATGCACTGCACACCGGCACTTGCTGGCTCCGCACAAGACTGGCAGCCATGTCcatgtcatcatcatcatcattatcattttCATTTCGGCGGTGTCGTCGTGGTCGTGGCACTTGTTTTATCGTCATTTTACAGgcatttttcataaattacaGTTTATTGTTGTTTGATAAA
Above is a genomic segment from Drosophila kikkawai strain 14028-0561.14 chromosome 3R, DkikHiC1v2, whole genome shotgun sequence containing:
- the Ir94f gene encoding uncharacterized protein Ir94f, whose translation is MWQQVELAETPNWAGAIALQRFWTHLRTELQLRTLLYYRLNSCECWFDRLLGSDNYTALLWNDQEYPHFLRPRQDLDILGVACLKASQHKEVLSALSLMLDQIRSMPVVLQLCEEEDDPSPDLGPAGLIFRLSVELQLLNVLLLPWNFFRSRAFYAYELFPKVEIIKHIYDKHLTLFPFKLGDLKGHAIQTTPDNSEPHTIVEKALNGTFIISGPVWQFLQEFVRHINGSLHLSSEPVIGQTLRYTQVLDLVRNGTVEIAASLRPHVRLQSDNMHVFSYPLVLGDWCTMLPMERVLSTNEALTRLMQSPITWLYLVLLYAVHCLVSRIEYLWHRLFHLKKLLIHLALICFLQAQLSSFFIGPQQENHITDMKQLEKSGLRIMGLRREFYDYPIDMRSRYASSFLLQDVFIDMAKHRNKFNSTYGYTVTSVKWQLYSEAQKHFRRPLFRYSQDICVQKLSLFSLILKNNCLYRYQMKAFILRLHEAGLVHYWYVRSFYVMVKAGRLHFEDLSTSRQVQPIRWSEWQYMLALYGAGLMVSFVVIVIELTIHYVNVWLHNL
- the LOC108080899 gene encoding uncharacterized protein → MSPRSSSLHTNLVGLISRNHDLTSVFFFAPLLEKCRLEETLSSAFLQLPWVIWRSESTLILNEILGEGLLVLACLPGQRWRNALSNLSQNMRFLRQARLLIELDVGTNDLLAHQVLEFCQSQDMINTIAIFDDFAETQTVFSFESFPKFEMLRNFFTENTQVTSLYPYKMLNLHGSKIRTMPDYSEPNTILYKDKQGNKKILGYLWDMLEAYARKYNAQLQIVNKGVDERPLNLKEAFDFAKNGIIDVGASIQPMVMGRQNRFRELSYPVDLSSWCTMLPVERDLQVSELLARLLPLPTLLLLAVLWICYEALRGRWRHHKRLQNIGWLLMVTVLSSNYLGKLLSLLADPPSVAPIDSLAVMIESPIRIYFVSAEYTDLDFTKRTKYSAAFRLTTTSKDIIEMRNSLNTSFAYSVTSAKWKLYEEQQKRSSRPLFRYSTSPDLCFYEMFPFGLVIPENSVHRAPLHHTTLQLWQSGLYNLWMSRSFFYMVKAGKISFSNLRGLYQANTLSVMDLRKIFLMYGAGMLCSLTLFISEVIVGCVKLWLGFY